Proteins from one Anastrepha obliqua isolate idAnaObli1 chromosome 2, idAnaObli1_1.0, whole genome shotgun sequence genomic window:
- the LOC129237217 gene encoding kelch-like protein 5: MSTNKDSPSRDSMTSSSAPISLLADGDSLTRDYSLGSLTSAVSQDEYFRCRDHAESVLKRLQLYLDSHQLCDVVLIAGIDGKRVPAHRVVLSASSAYFAAMFTGSLRETKEQEVTLGEVHGDALQILIQYCYTGYIELREDTVETLLATACLLQLNAVVTACCNFLARQLHPSNCLGFAFFAERQSCTTLLRLAKSYTCQHFIQVCKNQEFLQLDSEQLGKLISSDDLNVPTEEEVVHSLKMWVQHDPVNREKHIPELLALVRLPLLKPSFIMDHVETLCSSNECQQLVMEALKWHLLPERRNLLALIASERTKPRKSTVGRLLAVGGMDAHKGAISIESYCPYADKWSVWKNMSARRLQFGVAVMDDKLVIVGGRDGLKTLNTVESLDLNTMAWTALNPMGTHRHGLGVAVLEGPLYAVGGHDGWSYLSTVERWDPTTRTWSYVASMSSMRSTAGVAVLGGRLYVVGGRDGSVCHRSIECYDPHTNKWTMRAPMNKRRGGVGVAVANGFLYALGGHDCPASNPSVCRTDTVERYDPATDSWTLICSLNVGRDAIGCALLGDRLMAIGGYDGNHYLKTVEVYNAETNEWTQAAPLTYSRAGACVVAIPNIIPPTPPLPSATKKWKPVRLNPMCYRRTVEFVDYYNL; encoded by the exons ATGTCTACTAACAAAGATAGCCCTAGCCGTGACTCCATGACATCTTCTTCGGCGCCAATATCACTTCTGGCCGATGGAGATTCTCTTACCCGCGACTACAGTTTGGGCAGCCTCACATCTGCTGTAAGCCAAGATGAATATTTTCGATGCCGTGATCATGCGGAAAGTGTTTTAAAACGTTTACAGTTATATTTGGATAGTCATCAGCTCTGCGATGTAGTGCTAATCGCTGGGATTGACGGCAAGAG AGTGCCTGCTCATCGTGTAGTATTATCGGCGTCGAGCGCCTATTTTGCCGCCATGTTCACCGGTTCGTTGCGTGAGACCAAAGAGCAGGAAGTCACGCTTGGCGAAGTGCATGGCGATGCATTACAAATACTAATTCAGTACTGCTACACGGGATATATTGAATTGCGCGAAGATACTGTGGAAACACTATTGGCCACTGCCTGTCTGCTACAGTTAAACGCTGTAGTTACTGCCTGTTGCAATTTTCTCGCACGCCAATTGCATCCTTCCAACTGCCTGGGCTTTGCCTTTTTTGCAGAACGACAAAGCTGCACAACTCTGCTGCGCCTAGCCAAATCATACACATGCCAGCATTTCATTCAG GTATGCAAAAATCAAGAATTTTTGCAGCTCGACTCAGAACAACTTGGTAAACTAATCTCAAGCGACGATCTCAATGTTCCCACCGAGGAGGAAGTAGTGCACAGTCTCAAGATGTGGGTGCAACACGATCCTGTCAATCGTGAGAAACACATTCCTGAGTTGTTGGCATTGGTGCGACTGCCTTTGTTGAAGCCTTCGTTCATTATGGATCATGTGGAAACGCTTTGCAGTTCGAATGAATGCCAACAGCTTGTAATGGAAGCGCTTAAGTGGCATTTATTGCCTGAACGCCGCAATCTGTTAGCTCTGATAGCTTCAGAACGTACAAAGCCGCGTAAATCGACGGTTGGACGATTACTTGCCGTCGGTGGTATGGATGCGCATAAG gGCGCTATAAGTATTGAAAGCTACTGTCCATATGCAGATAAGTGGTCTGTTTGGAAGAATATGTCTGCACGTCGTTTGCAGTTCGGTGTTGCTGTGATGGATGATAAATTAGTGATAGTGGGCGGCCGCGATGGCTTGAAAACGCTCAACACAGTAGAGAGTTTAGACTTAAACACAATGGCATGGACAGCGCTAAATCCTATGGGAACACATCGCCACGGTTTAGGTGTAGCCGTGCTGGAGGGGCCACTCTATGCGGTCGGTGGACACGATGGCTGGAGTTATTTGTCCACTGTTGAAAG ATGGGATCCAACCACCCGCACATGGAGCTATGTGGCGTCTATGTCTTCGATGCGTTCTACCGCTGGTGTTGCAGTGCTTGGTGGCCGCTTATATGTAGTCGGCGGACGAGATGGTTCTGTTTGTCATCGTTCTATTGAATGCTATGATCCGCACACCAACAAATGGACTATGCGTGCACCTATGAATAAACGGCGTGGAGGTGTAGGA GTGGCCGTTGCAAATGGATTCCTATATGCATTAGGAGGTCATGATTGTCCGGCCAGCAACCCCTCTGTCTGCCGCACCGATACAGTTGAGCGCTACGATCCCGCAACAGATTCGTGGACTCTG ATCTGCTCACTTAATGTTGGACGTGACGCCATCGGTTGCGCTTTGTTGGGGGATCGCCTAATGGCAATTGGCGGCTATGATGGCAATCACTACTTGAAGACTGTGGAAGTTTACAACGCCGAGACGAATGAGTGGACGCAAGCTGCACCGCTGACATATAGTCGAGCTGGTGCTTGTGTTGTAGCAATACCGAACATAATACCACCTACTCCACCACTACCCAGTGCAACA AAGAAATGGAAACCGGTCAGATTGAATCCGATGTGCTACAGACGCACCGTTGAATTTGTCGATTATTACAACCTTTAA
- the LOC129237218 gene encoding dual specificity mitogen-activated protein kinase kinase dSOR1 isoform X2 encodes MSKNKLNLTLPPGAVDATVAASQVVPTPPFKTPSGTDLLGKPKTSIEALTETLEELEMDDSARNRIKVFLSQKEKIGELSDDDLEKLGELGSGNGGVVMKVRHIPTELIMARKLIHLEVKPAIKKQIIRELKVLHECNFPHIVGFYGAFYSDGEISICMEYMDGGSLDLILKRAGRIPESILGKITLAVLKGLSYLRDKHAIMHRDVKPSNILVNSSGEIKICDFGVSGQLIDSMANSFVGTRSYMSPERLQGTHYSVQSDIWSLGLSLVEMAIGMYPIPPPDAKTLEAIFNDNPEDGQQTVVEPKVMAIFELLDYIVNEPPPRLEHKIFTDDFKDFVDICLKKNPDERADLKTLLNHAWIRKAEIEEVDIAGWVCKTMDLPPSTPKRNTSPN; translated from the exons atgtcgaaaaataaattgaatttaacgCTGCCTCCTGGGGCTGTTGACGCAACAGTCGCCGCTTCACAAGTTGTGCCGACACCGCCGTTCAAGACGCCATCTGGAACAGA TTTACTGGGGAAGCCGAAGACGAGTATCGAGGCGCTGACCGAGACTTTGGAAGAGTTGGAAATGGATGATTCAGCACGAAATCGTATCAAAGTGTTCCTCAGTCAAAAGGAGAAAATTGGCGAACTGTCCGATGATGACCTCGAAAAGTTGGGCGAACTGGGTTCCGGTAATGGTGGTGTGGTCATGAAAGTCCGTCACATTCCTACTGAGTTAATTATGGCCCGCAAACTTATACATCTGGAAGTGAAACCTGcaattaagaaacaaattataCGCGAACTGAAGGTGTTGCATGAATGCAACTTTCCACACATTGTGGGTTTTTATGGCGCCTTCTACAGCGACGGTGAAATAAGCATCTGTATGGAGTACATGGATGGTGGCTCTTTGGATCTCATATTGAAGCGCGCCGGACGCATACCGGAATCCATACTTGGAAAAATAACATTGGCAGTGCTAAAAGGACTGAGTTACTTACGTGACAAGCACGCCATCATGCATCGAGATGTGAAGCCGAGCAACATACTTGTGAACAGCAGCGGAGAGATAAAGATCTGTGATTTTGGCGTGTCTGGGCAACTAATTGATTCCATGGCCAATTCATTTGTGGGCACACGTAGCTATATGTCG CCTGAACGATTGCAAGGTACTCATTATTCAGTTCAATCGGATATCTGGTCACTTGGACTGTCATTGGTTGAGATGGCTATTGGCATGTATCCTATACCGCCACCCGATGCCAAAACTCTCGAAGCGATATTTAATGATAACCCCGAAGACGGCCAACAGACAGTAGTGGAACCTAAAGTCATGGCCATTTTTGAGTTACTAGACTATATTGTCAATGAACCACCACCTAGATTGGAGCACAAAATATTCACTGACGATTTTAAAGACTTTGTAGACATTTGTCTCAAAAAGAACCCAGATGAACGTGCTGATTTAAAGACGCTACTG AACCACGCTTGGATACGCAAAGCTGAGATTGAGGAAGTGGACATCGCTGGTTGGGTGtgcaaaacaatggatttaccaCCATCGACACCAAAACGCAACACATCTCctaattaa
- the LOC129237218 gene encoding dual specificity mitogen-activated protein kinase kinase dSOR1 isoform X1, producing MSKNKLNLTLPPGAVDATVAASQVVPTPPFKTPSGTEKHSLLGKPKTSIEALTETLEELEMDDSARNRIKVFLSQKEKIGELSDDDLEKLGELGSGNGGVVMKVRHIPTELIMARKLIHLEVKPAIKKQIIRELKVLHECNFPHIVGFYGAFYSDGEISICMEYMDGGSLDLILKRAGRIPESILGKITLAVLKGLSYLRDKHAIMHRDVKPSNILVNSSGEIKICDFGVSGQLIDSMANSFVGTRSYMSPERLQGTHYSVQSDIWSLGLSLVEMAIGMYPIPPPDAKTLEAIFNDNPEDGQQTVVEPKVMAIFELLDYIVNEPPPRLEHKIFTDDFKDFVDICLKKNPDERADLKTLLNHAWIRKAEIEEVDIAGWVCKTMDLPPSTPKRNTSPN from the exons atgtcgaaaaataaattgaatttaacgCTGCCTCCTGGGGCTGTTGACGCAACAGTCGCCGCTTCACAAGTTGTGCCGACACCGCCGTTCAAGACGCCATCTGGAACAGA AAAACATAGTTTACTGGGGAAGCCGAAGACGAGTATCGAGGCGCTGACCGAGACTTTGGAAGAGTTGGAAATGGATGATTCAGCACGAAATCGTATCAAAGTGTTCCTCAGTCAAAAGGAGAAAATTGGCGAACTGTCCGATGATGACCTCGAAAAGTTGGGCGAACTGGGTTCCGGTAATGGTGGTGTGGTCATGAAAGTCCGTCACATTCCTACTGAGTTAATTATGGCCCGCAAACTTATACATCTGGAAGTGAAACCTGcaattaagaaacaaattataCGCGAACTGAAGGTGTTGCATGAATGCAACTTTCCACACATTGTGGGTTTTTATGGCGCCTTCTACAGCGACGGTGAAATAAGCATCTGTATGGAGTACATGGATGGTGGCTCTTTGGATCTCATATTGAAGCGCGCCGGACGCATACCGGAATCCATACTTGGAAAAATAACATTGGCAGTGCTAAAAGGACTGAGTTACTTACGTGACAAGCACGCCATCATGCATCGAGATGTGAAGCCGAGCAACATACTTGTGAACAGCAGCGGAGAGATAAAGATCTGTGATTTTGGCGTGTCTGGGCAACTAATTGATTCCATGGCCAATTCATTTGTGGGCACACGTAGCTATATGTCG CCTGAACGATTGCAAGGTACTCATTATTCAGTTCAATCGGATATCTGGTCACTTGGACTGTCATTGGTTGAGATGGCTATTGGCATGTATCCTATACCGCCACCCGATGCCAAAACTCTCGAAGCGATATTTAATGATAACCCCGAAGACGGCCAACAGACAGTAGTGGAACCTAAAGTCATGGCCATTTTTGAGTTACTAGACTATATTGTCAATGAACCACCACCTAGATTGGAGCACAAAATATTCACTGACGATTTTAAAGACTTTGTAGACATTTGTCTCAAAAAGAACCCAGATGAACGTGCTGATTTAAAGACGCTACTG AACCACGCTTGGATACGCAAAGCTGAGATTGAGGAAGTGGACATCGCTGGTTGGGTGtgcaaaacaatggatttaccaCCATCGACACCAAAACGCAACACATCTCctaattaa
- the LOC129237218 gene encoding dual specificity mitogen-activated protein kinase kinase dSOR1 isoform X3, which translates to MDDSARNRIKVFLSQKEKIGELSDDDLEKLGELGSGNGGVVMKVRHIPTELIMARKLIHLEVKPAIKKQIIRELKVLHECNFPHIVGFYGAFYSDGEISICMEYMDGGSLDLILKRAGRIPESILGKITLAVLKGLSYLRDKHAIMHRDVKPSNILVNSSGEIKICDFGVSGQLIDSMANSFVGTRSYMSPERLQGTHYSVQSDIWSLGLSLVEMAIGMYPIPPPDAKTLEAIFNDNPEDGQQTVVEPKVMAIFELLDYIVNEPPPRLEHKIFTDDFKDFVDICLKKNPDERADLKTLLNHAWIRKAEIEEVDIAGWVCKTMDLPPSTPKRNTSPN; encoded by the exons ATGGATGATTCAGCACGAAATCGTATCAAAGTGTTCCTCAGTCAAAAGGAGAAAATTGGCGAACTGTCCGATGATGACCTCGAAAAGTTGGGCGAACTGGGTTCCGGTAATGGTGGTGTGGTCATGAAAGTCCGTCACATTCCTACTGAGTTAATTATGGCCCGCAAACTTATACATCTGGAAGTGAAACCTGcaattaagaaacaaattataCGCGAACTGAAGGTGTTGCATGAATGCAACTTTCCACACATTGTGGGTTTTTATGGCGCCTTCTACAGCGACGGTGAAATAAGCATCTGTATGGAGTACATGGATGGTGGCTCTTTGGATCTCATATTGAAGCGCGCCGGACGCATACCGGAATCCATACTTGGAAAAATAACATTGGCAGTGCTAAAAGGACTGAGTTACTTACGTGACAAGCACGCCATCATGCATCGAGATGTGAAGCCGAGCAACATACTTGTGAACAGCAGCGGAGAGATAAAGATCTGTGATTTTGGCGTGTCTGGGCAACTAATTGATTCCATGGCCAATTCATTTGTGGGCACACGTAGCTATATGTCG CCTGAACGATTGCAAGGTACTCATTATTCAGTTCAATCGGATATCTGGTCACTTGGACTGTCATTGGTTGAGATGGCTATTGGCATGTATCCTATACCGCCACCCGATGCCAAAACTCTCGAAGCGATATTTAATGATAACCCCGAAGACGGCCAACAGACAGTAGTGGAACCTAAAGTCATGGCCATTTTTGAGTTACTAGACTATATTGTCAATGAACCACCACCTAGATTGGAGCACAAAATATTCACTGACGATTTTAAAGACTTTGTAGACATTTGTCTCAAAAAGAACCCAGATGAACGTGCTGATTTAAAGACGCTACTG AACCACGCTTGGATACGCAAAGCTGAGATTGAGGAAGTGGACATCGCTGGTTGGGTGtgcaaaacaatggatttaccaCCATCGACACCAAAACGCAACACATCTCctaattaa
- the LOC129238914 gene encoding NEDD8 ultimate buster 1-like has protein sequence MSHIDNIIIQVRARLQQLGIKLWEEPFYYSDIGGIESEIDRLAQDFSTNLSLSMSNCKLALMELQDGALRKLAARKEFSETGLATFSVRRISNQGGTQNVLEVKCPLNALGKELQKNIAEKLQLTDSNCVKCISSGKIIDPERTLEAQGIKNNQQLMVIISEVDRNESNSKEAMYDRIRNIKMDVEAIVDSEKQLFEMEDQDGNPVFLPPNENRALLIAMGFCEKARAAMKKEHYDEALILLLEADEKFSTCNSQFLESIDNYALINLDIVWCYLCLKNVTQLPDAQRRLEICERNFRRSYGENMNRLIALKGNACPERALLMRLHLLQGVVFFHQNRRDEAYERLELAAGELRELKVDDATVEALVEMGYEPFEARLGLRACRGNLEQAVNFIHEQREKKREARTRSHNERKLNSKLSRTNNDKDWVNPRSACTLIEMGFSHDLVVAALKHSKNDLQRALDLLQTNSDELLQSLPKKENADSDILEQLKELGFNEEIVRVALETTQNDPGKALDFLVKIFGNEEDLLKQISRIAEATKEIVGDDTPSTSSGLSSLASTAMDKVKNEIESLRAYERFNEDLTSNGQDYLDLPLLQEEQILAEYKRFLEQ, from the exons ATGTCCCATATAGACAATATAATCATCCAGGTTAGAGCTCGACTACAACAATTGGGTATCAAATTGTGGGAAGAGCCTTTCTATTATTCAGACATTGGTGGCATAGAATCTGAAATTGAT CGCCTTGCTCAAGATTTTAGCACAAACTTAAGTTTAAGCATGTCGAACTGTAAACTAGCTTTAATGGAGCTGCAGGACGGTGCTTTACGGAAATTGGCTGCACGGAAGGAATTCAGTGAGACTG gcctCGCCACTTTCAGCGTGAGGCGTATTAGTAATCAAGGAGGTACACAAAATGTATTAGAAGTAAAATGCCCATTGAATGCCCTAggaaaagaattgcaaaagaATATTGCGGAAAAGCTACAGCTAACCGACTCAAATTGTGTAAAATGTATATCTTCCGGGAAAATAATTGATCCAGAGAGAACTCTCGAAGCGCAag gaattaaaaataatcaacaGCTAATGGTTATAATTAGTGAGGTAGATCGTAATGAATCAAATTCCAAGGAAGCAATGTACGATCGTATACGCAACATTAAAATGGATGTTGAGGCAATAGTAGACTcagaaaaacaattatttgag ATGGAAGATCAAGATGGCAATCCTGTGTTTCTACCCCCAAATGAAAACCGCGCTCTGTTGATAGCCATGGGCTTCTGTGAGAAGGCGCGAGCGGCTATGAAAAAAGAGCATTATGACGAAGCTTTGATTTTGCTTCTTGAAGCTGATGAAAAGTTTTCCACCTGTAACTCACAATTTTTGGAATCGATAGACAACTATGCATTAATAAATTTAGACATTGTTTGGTGTTACTTATGTCTGAAA AATGTAACTCAGTTACCCGATGCTCAGCGTCGTTTAGAGATTTGTGAGCGAAACTTCCGTCGCAGTTATGGCGAAAATATGAATCGACTGATAGCACTCAAAGGGAATGCTTGCCCGGAACGTGCACTTCTAATGCGTCTACACTTATTGCAAGGCGTGGTATTCTTCCACCAAAACAGACGTGATGAGGCATACGAACGGTTGGAGTTGGCTGCAGGCGAGTTACGCGAATTGAAAGTGGACGATGCCACTGTAGAGGCACTTGTTGAGATGGGTTATGAACCGTTTGAGGCTCGTTTAGGCTTGCGGGCTTGTAGAGGTAATTTAGAACAAGCTGTAAACTTTATACACGAACAAAGAGAAAAGAAGCGCGAAGCACGAACCCGTTCACACAATGAGCGTAAACTAAATTCGAAGTTGTCACGTACAAACAACGACAAAGATTGGGTTAATCCACGCAGCGCGTGCACGCTTATCGAGATGGGGTTTTCCCATGATCTTGTCGTGGCGGCGCTTAAACATTCGAAGAATGATCTACAACGAGCG ttgGATTTGCTGCAAACGAATAGTGATGAGTTGTTGCAAAGTTTGCCAAAAAAGGAAAATGCTGATTCTGATATTTTGGAACAG TTAAAAGAGCTCGGCTTTAATGAGGAAATAGTACGCGTGGCGCTTGAGACTACACAAAATGATCCGGGGAAAGCACTCGATTTTCTAGTTAAAATATTCGGCAACGAGGAGGATTTACTAAAGCAAATAAGTCGTATTGCCGAGGCTACTAAAGAAATTGTCGGCGATGACACACCATCTACTTCTAGCGGTTTGAGTTCGCTCGCATCTACAGCTATGGACAAAGTGAAGAATGAAATAGAATCACTGAGAGCATATGAACGCTTCAATGAGGATCTCACATCGAATGGACAGGACTACCTCGATCTACCCCTTCTACAGGAGGAACAAatcttggccgaatataaacgCTTTTTAGAGCAATGA